The region TTCCCAGATTATTGAATATCATCGTCGCCATCTATTTGATCGTCGTTGGTATTCTGGGTTTGATGCGTTAAATTGCCAATTAATTTGCTGCCCATGACCTATGAATGA is a window of Deltaproteobacteria bacterium DNA encoding:
- a CDS encoding DUF3096 domain-containing protein, with the protein product MTTTLFNPMLSLIAGILILIIPRLLNIIVAIYLIVVGILGLMR